A single region of the Archangium lipolyticum genome encodes:
- a CDS encoding WD40/YVTN/BNR-like repeat-containing protein, whose translation MRLPLSVLCWLVLASLALRAPPALAHAGLPETSNVTVRRGHPEDLFAGATFGAVVSRDSGKTWRWICPESMLYGGWRPESFLWQANGDLLAATGASLIRSRDGGCTWQAHPFFSSNNLWPSGLEAPPSTPSRLWVTTARASSPNGLFRSDDGGETFTAIDALRSTTHVYSSVKVAPSDTRRIYVSADTPQGLRIFRSDDEGSTWEEIPHPFPEYSVDSRPYDLLVLRVAENDPDHLWARVTAQGWTYLLESKDGGHSFQSILHPPNQEHDGLDEYLVGIEVSADGRTVWAATYTRFFRIREGGPTTLLSLPEGNACADRQGDTLLVCGSTWVHDWALARTRDEGDTFEPLFSLPHILPPACPARTPTQDICRPRWPQFAPSIGADPTLPPEEPVTVEPGTPEPPPKKGGCSSAGGLVPAACLLTLTPLLRSRRRDPESSRR comes from the coding sequence ATGAGACTCCCGCTCTCCGTCCTCTGCTGGTTGGTGCTGGCTTCACTCGCGCTGCGTGCACCTCCCGCCCTCGCGCACGCGGGCCTCCCCGAGACCTCCAACGTCACCGTCCGCCGCGGCCACCCCGAGGATCTCTTCGCTGGCGCCACCTTCGGCGCCGTGGTCTCCCGCGACAGCGGGAAGACCTGGCGGTGGATCTGCCCCGAGTCCATGCTCTACGGCGGCTGGCGCCCCGAGTCCTTCCTCTGGCAGGCCAATGGCGACCTGCTCGCCGCCACCGGCGCCTCCCTCATCCGCTCGCGCGACGGCGGCTGCACCTGGCAGGCCCACCCCTTCTTCTCCTCCAACAACCTGTGGCCCTCGGGCCTCGAGGCGCCTCCCTCCACTCCCTCGCGCCTCTGGGTGACGACGGCCCGCGCCTCCTCCCCCAATGGCCTCTTCCGCAGCGATGATGGTGGCGAGACGTTCACCGCCATCGACGCACTGCGGAGCACGACCCACGTCTACTCCTCCGTGAAGGTCGCTCCGTCCGACACGCGGCGCATCTACGTCTCCGCCGATACGCCCCAGGGACTGCGCATCTTCCGCAGCGACGACGAGGGCTCCACCTGGGAGGAGATTCCCCATCCCTTCCCGGAATACTCGGTCGACTCGCGGCCGTATGACCTGCTCGTCCTCCGGGTGGCGGAGAACGACCCGGACCACCTCTGGGCCCGCGTCACCGCCCAGGGCTGGACCTATCTGCTGGAGAGCAAGGACGGAGGCCACTCCTTCCAGTCCATCCTCCATCCCCCCAACCAGGAGCATGATGGTCTCGACGAGTACCTCGTCGGCATCGAGGTCTCCGCCGACGGGCGCACCGTCTGGGCCGCCACGTACACCCGCTTCTTCCGCATCCGCGAGGGTGGGCCCACCACCCTCCTGTCACTCCCCGAGGGCAATGCCTGCGCGGACCGCCAGGGCGACACCCTCCTCGTCTGCGGCTCCACCTGGGTGCATGACTGGGCCCTGGCTCGCACCCGCGACGAGGGCGACACCTTCGAGCCCCTCTTCTCGCTCCCCCACATCCTGCCCCCCGCGTGCCCCGCCAGAACCCCCACCCAGGACATCTGCCGGCCCCGCTGGCCGCAGTTCGCCCCCTCCATCGGCGCGGACCCCACCCTGCCGCCAGAAGAGCCCGTCACGGTGGAGCCCGGAACGCCGGAGCCTCCCCCCAAGAAGGGCGGGTGCTCGTCCGCCGGGGGACTCGTGCCCGCCGCATGCCTCCTCACCCTCACCCCGCTCCTCCGCTCGCGACGGCGCGATCCGGAGTCCTCACGGAGATGA
- a CDS encoding YncE family protein — MRLLVPALLAPLALGACSNDKVPELDYSIDSPWPSARELPPLGSGRIVVTNSMDDTVSLLDLDSLGSPGWGELARVPVGLNPVELEGPHHAAFSPRGDFYYVGLSYSVPGAGSGPHGAHGTGTADGYCLKLDAKDNHLVGSVRVDRNPGDLIASADGRTLFQTHFDLLRITDVARRGGPESDMDARLAILDADTMTRRAMVTVCPAPHAVRLSPDEKRAYVTCISDEVAVVQLDAEGYPVTRLKVATNAGTAVAPRHEPYALTVSPIDGSVWVSSLTSGVVQVLDPESLTMRPERAVHVAHSGSPMFGAFSTDGRTLYMPYSKQDVVAVIDTAVTPPVVTREIPLAPSGCVNAHQVTLTPDGQHGLVVCEGGHQGPGTLHVLDLAAGTVTKTVTLGIYPDSVGILRGSP; from the coding sequence ATGAGGCTCCTCGTGCCCGCCCTGCTCGCGCCACTCGCGCTCGGAGCCTGCTCCAACGACAAGGTGCCGGAGCTCGACTACTCCATCGACTCCCCCTGGCCCTCTGCGCGGGAGCTGCCCCCGCTCGGGAGCGGGCGCATCGTCGTCACCAACAGCATGGACGACACCGTGAGCCTGCTCGACCTGGACTCGTTGGGCTCGCCGGGCTGGGGAGAGCTCGCCCGCGTCCCCGTGGGGCTCAACCCCGTGGAGTTGGAAGGCCCCCACCACGCCGCCTTCTCGCCACGCGGGGACTTCTACTATGTGGGCCTCTCCTACTCCGTGCCTGGCGCCGGCTCCGGCCCTCACGGGGCGCACGGCACCGGCACCGCCGACGGCTACTGCCTCAAGCTGGACGCGAAGGACAACCACCTCGTGGGCTCGGTGCGCGTGGACCGCAACCCGGGCGACCTCATCGCCAGCGCCGACGGCCGCACGCTCTTCCAGACCCACTTCGACCTGCTGAGGATCACCGACGTGGCGCGCCGTGGCGGGCCCGAGAGCGACATGGACGCGCGGCTGGCCATCCTCGACGCGGACACGATGACACGCAGGGCGATGGTCACGGTGTGCCCCGCTCCCCACGCGGTGCGCCTCTCCCCGGACGAGAAGCGGGCCTATGTCACCTGCATCTCGGACGAGGTGGCCGTGGTGCAACTGGACGCCGAGGGCTACCCCGTCACCCGCCTCAAGGTGGCCACCAACGCGGGCACCGCCGTGGCGCCCCGGCACGAGCCCTATGCGCTCACCGTGTCGCCCATCGATGGCTCGGTCTGGGTGAGCTCGCTCACGAGCGGCGTCGTGCAGGTCCTGGACCCGGAGTCGCTGACCATGCGTCCCGAGCGCGCCGTACACGTGGCTCACAGTGGCTCGCCCATGTTCGGCGCCTTCAGCACGGACGGCCGCACGCTCTACATGCCCTACAGCAAGCAGGACGTGGTGGCAGTCATCGACACGGCCGTCACCCCGCCCGTGGTGACCCGGGAGATTCCGCTCGCGCCCTCCGGCTGCGTCAACGCACATCAGGTGACGCTGACGCCAGATGGCCAGCACGGGCTCGTGGTGTGCGAGGGTGGCCACCAGGGCCCGGGCACACTGCATGTGCTCGACCTGGCGGCGGGCACGGTGACGAAGACCGTGACGCTGGGAATCTATCCGGACTCGGTGGGCATCCTGCGGGGGTCGCCATGA
- a CDS encoding c-type cytochrome: protein MRWPWLGAVLLAVGCGPVPAAEYGEELFSDPKLSGSQYNTFSCATCHATTATPPKDEVYAGLSLYNVASRPHWWGGYETRLLDAVNFCYTAFMRGVTPLAPDDPRSRALYEYLVRISPDETAPAQPFTLIKDITDVPRGNARRGADVYEAACRECHGEAHTGKGRLTQLAPVLPEVSQEYGSLFPGVAPGLIFIEKVRHGRFFGVGGNMPPYSRESLSDEDLGALLTHLGL from the coding sequence ATGAGGTGGCCGTGGCTGGGAGCGGTGCTGCTCGCGGTGGGCTGTGGCCCCGTGCCCGCGGCGGAATACGGCGAGGAGCTCTTCAGCGACCCGAAGCTGTCGGGCAGCCAATACAACACCTTCTCGTGCGCCACGTGCCACGCGACGACCGCCACTCCCCCGAAGGACGAGGTGTACGCGGGACTGTCCCTCTATAATGTGGCGTCCCGCCCCCACTGGTGGGGCGGCTACGAGACGCGCCTGCTGGACGCGGTGAACTTCTGCTACACGGCCTTCATGCGCGGCGTCACCCCGCTCGCGCCGGACGACCCGAGGAGCCGCGCCCTCTACGAGTATCTGGTCCGCATCAGCCCGGACGAGACCGCGCCCGCCCAGCCCTTCACCCTCATCAAGGACATCACCGACGTGCCGCGAGGCAACGCCAGGCGGGGCGCCGACGTCTACGAGGCCGCCTGTCGGGAATGCCACGGTGAGGCGCACACCGGGAAGGGCCGGCTGACACAGCTCGCGCCCGTGCTCCCCGAGGTCTCCCAGGAGTACGGCTCCCTCTTCCCTGGCGTGGCTCCCGGTCTCATCTTCATCGAGAAGGTCCGGCATGGCCGCTTCTTCGGCGTGGGGGGAAACATGCCGCCGTACAGCCGCGAATCCCTGTCCGATGAGGACCTGGGAGCACTGCTCACCCATCTCGGCCTCTAG
- a CDS encoding DUF2203 domain-containing protein: protein MRYFGVEEANRLIPLLTRTFERVRPWVARVQAIVRELESLQDSGAGPERTAPVRAERDALFERIRAELEQFQDLGVEIKAADGLVDFHSLKSGRPVYLCWRYGESAVTHWHELDGGFAGRQLIVHPNDFSPSYLS, encoded by the coding sequence ATGCGCTATTTCGGAGTGGAAGAGGCCAACCGTCTCATCCCGCTGCTCACCCGCACCTTCGAGCGGGTGCGCCCGTGGGTGGCGCGCGTGCAAGCCATCGTCCGCGAGCTGGAGTCACTCCAGGACTCCGGGGCAGGGCCGGAGCGCACCGCGCCCGTCCGCGCCGAGCGCGATGCCCTCTTCGAGCGCATCCGTGCCGAGTTGGAGCAGTTCCAGGATCTGGGCGTGGAGATCAAGGCCGCGGATGGTCTGGTGGACTTCCACTCCCTCAAGAGCGGACGTCCGGTGTACCTCTGCTGGCGGTACGGTGAGTCGGCGGTGACGCACTGGCACGAGCTGGACGGCGGTTTCGCCGGACGGCAGCTCATCGTCCACCCCAACGACTTCTCTCCCTCGTACCTGAGCTGA
- a CDS encoding prolipoprotein diacylglyceryl transferase: MRTYSFDHFRADKPEPSVTNPGGARQTPPAEEARPTVPPSAETPIHYGRQHAQTAELYQKHREERELQERLRASEEVRQEPAEVRQEPAGAEAPPLEAREQESTPPGEPEAVQPLELQPENLKELAREAVASVLRAAKEAAKGNPFEGAKHLAGDAMSGALRVARGVSARRAAKSEQNSEKKAPQKRGAAKAKGPGKKR, from the coding sequence ATGCGGACGTATAGCTTCGACCATTTCCGTGCGGACAAGCCGGAGCCCAGCGTGACCAATCCGGGCGGCGCCCGGCAGACCCCTCCGGCCGAGGAAGCCAGGCCCACGGTGCCGCCCTCGGCGGAGACGCCCATCCACTACGGCCGCCAGCACGCGCAGACGGCGGAGCTGTACCAGAAGCACCGCGAGGAGCGTGAGCTCCAGGAGCGCCTGCGTGCCTCCGAGGAGGTGCGGCAGGAGCCCGCCGAGGTGCGGCAGGAGCCCGCGGGCGCGGAGGCCCCGCCCCTCGAGGCCCGTGAGCAGGAGTCCACGCCGCCCGGGGAGCCCGAGGCCGTCCAGCCGCTCGAGCTCCAGCCCGAGAACCTGAAGGAACTGGCCCGGGAAGCGGTGGCGAGTGTTCTCCGGGCGGCGAAGGAAGCCGCCAAGGGCAATCCGTTCGAGGGCGCGAAGCATCTGGCCGGCGACGCCATGTCCGGTGCGCTCCGGGTGGCACGCGGCGTGTCCGCCCGCCGCGCGGCCAAGAGCGAGCAGAACAGCGAGAAGAAGGCTCCCCAGAAGCGGGGCGCCGCGAAGGCGAAGGGACCAGGCAAGAAGCGGTAG
- a CDS encoding NmrA/HSCARG family protein, whose amino-acid sequence MFRPLTVLVTGATGKQGGALARLLLKRGHRVHAFVRTPDSPAAKDLEQRGAELVTGDFDDPDSLEQAMRRDVDAVFAMATPFDAGGLEGEVRHGRHLIDAAKLAHVRHFLYSSVAGADQNTGVPHFETKFVVEEHLRQSGLPYTIVAPVFFMENFLGPTFAQRLHEGVLSMALPPHRGLQMVPTADLAAFCARVLEWPEDLFGRRIEVASDEVTGEQAAALISYVSGHKLRYEEVPLEIVRSFSEDMGRMFEWFQRDGYHANIALLRRDFPEVGWHTFEDWARVQDWDTLLGTTWRGTTAAEPSHTP is encoded by the coding sequence ATGTTCCGACCCCTGACCGTGTTGGTGACCGGTGCCACCGGAAAGCAGGGTGGCGCGCTCGCCCGCCTGCTCCTCAAGCGGGGACATCGCGTCCACGCCTTCGTTCGCACCCCGGACTCGCCCGCGGCGAAAGATCTGGAGCAACGGGGCGCGGAGCTCGTCACCGGCGACTTCGATGATCCAGACAGCCTCGAGCAGGCCATGCGCCGCGACGTGGACGCCGTGTTCGCCATGGCCACCCCCTTCGACGCCGGAGGCCTCGAGGGCGAGGTGCGCCATGGCCGCCATCTCATCGATGCCGCCAAGCTCGCCCACGTGCGGCACTTCCTCTATTCCTCGGTGGCTGGCGCGGACCAGAACACCGGCGTCCCCCACTTCGAGACGAAGTTCGTGGTGGAGGAGCACCTGCGTCAGAGCGGCCTGCCCTACACCATCGTGGCCCCCGTCTTCTTCATGGAGAATTTCCTGGGGCCCACCTTCGCCCAGCGGCTGCACGAGGGCGTGCTGAGCATGGCCCTGCCGCCCCACCGCGGGCTGCAGATGGTTCCCACGGCGGACCTCGCCGCCTTCTGCGCCCGGGTGCTGGAATGGCCCGAGGATCTCTTCGGCCGGCGCATCGAGGTGGCCTCCGACGAGGTGACGGGTGAGCAGGCCGCCGCCCTCATCTCCTACGTCAGCGGGCACAAGCTGCGCTACGAGGAGGTCCCCCTGGAGATCGTCCGCTCCTTCAGCGAGGACATGGGCCGCATGTTCGAGTGGTTCCAGCGCGACGGCTACCACGCCAACATCGCCCTGCTGCGCCGGGACTTCCCGGAGGTGGGCTGGCACACCTTCGAGGACTGGGCCCGCGTGCAGGACTGGGACACGCTGCTGGGCACCACCTGGCGCGGCACCACCGCCGCGGAGCCCTCGCACACGCCCTAG
- a CDS encoding YgaP-like transmembrane domain, whose product MMVGFLASRTGRWMRMLAGASLVVGGLSTDSVKGKMLAVVGLVPLLAGAFDLCLFGPFFGLPVKGEAIRRKVGLIGEDSLLPHPPMPMTERPTLLH is encoded by the coding sequence ATGATGGTGGGGTTTCTGGCTTCGAGGACGGGGCGTTGGATGCGCATGCTGGCGGGCGCGAGCCTGGTGGTGGGCGGCCTGTCCACGGACTCCGTGAAGGGGAAGATGTTGGCCGTGGTGGGGCTGGTGCCGCTGCTCGCGGGGGCGTTCGACCTGTGCCTCTTCGGCCCGTTCTTCGGCCTGCCCGTGAAGGGCGAGGCCATCCGCCGCAAGGTGGGGCTCATCGGCGAGGACTCGCTGCTGCCCCACCCGCCCATGCCGATGACGGAGCGCCCCACGCTGCTGCACTAG
- a CDS encoding PRC-barrel domain-containing protein: protein MVERSELHEGMPVFTHRGEKLGHVVEVTDEELIVEKGLLVWRKDYAVPLDDVREVIADEVHLHHGPDSLLSGPREIDRASRRTTH, encoded by the coding sequence ATGGTGGAACGTTCGGAGCTGCACGAGGGGATGCCAGTGTTCACCCACCGTGGCGAGAAGCTCGGCCATGTCGTCGAGGTGACGGACGAGGAGCTCATCGTCGAGAAGGGGCTGCTCGTCTGGCGCAAGGACTACGCCGTGCCACTCGACGACGTGCGGGAGGTCATCGCCGACGAGGTGCACCTCCACCACGGCCCGGACAGCCTGCTGTCGGGCCCGAGGGAGATCGACCGCGCGAGTCGCCGGACCACGCACTGA
- a CDS encoding ornithine cyclodeaminase family protein has protein sequence MSTLLLTRTDVVRHMEALTLLSEMREAFRADAEGRTVEPQRARAPLHAQGSSLVVFPGILTGIPAYTVKVHAKFPGRSPAIQGVVQLHDLETGALLAVMDSGHLTALRTGVVGALASDVLARQDAARVALIGAGAQASMQLKSLRLVRSLSHVRVYDVEVARAVEFAARMYKALNLPVRPAMSVEEAVEDADIIVTATPSREPFLYPGMLRAGTHVTTLGADEPGKAEVSAGLLRQSTFFCDNRALNVAMGAPAGAGLGEECIHAELGEVLAGRKPGRTDAGQVTIFGAVGLPFQDLVAAWHVYQGARTDDSVQRVDFQG, from the coding sequence ATGAGCACGCTCCTGCTGACCCGCACCGATGTCGTCCGCCACATGGAGGCCCTCACGTTGCTCTCGGAGATGCGCGAGGCCTTTCGCGCGGATGCCGAGGGCCGTACGGTGGAGCCCCAGCGCGCCCGGGCTCCGCTGCACGCCCAGGGGTCCTCGCTGGTGGTCTTCCCCGGCATCCTGACCGGCATCCCCGCCTACACCGTGAAGGTGCACGCGAAGTTCCCCGGCCGCTCTCCGGCCATCCAGGGCGTGGTGCAACTCCATGACCTGGAGACGGGGGCGTTGCTGGCGGTGATGGACTCGGGGCACCTCACGGCGCTGCGCACGGGGGTGGTGGGCGCGCTGGCCTCGGACGTGCTCGCCCGGCAGGACGCCGCCCGGGTGGCGCTCATCGGCGCGGGGGCCCAGGCCTCCATGCAGCTCAAGAGCCTGCGGCTGGTGCGCAGCCTCTCGCACGTGCGTGTCTATGACGTGGAGGTGGCGCGCGCGGTGGAGTTCGCCGCCCGCATGTACAAGGCGCTGAACCTGCCGGTGCGGCCGGCCATGTCGGTGGAGGAGGCGGTGGAGGACGCGGACATCATCGTCACCGCCACCCCGTCACGAGAGCCCTTCCTCTACCCGGGCATGCTGCGCGCGGGCACGCACGTCACCACGCTGGGCGCGGACGAACCGGGGAAGGCCGAGGTCTCCGCCGGGCTGCTGCGCCAGTCCACCTTCTTCTGCGACAACCGGGCGCTCAACGTGGCCATGGGCGCACCGGCCGGCGCGGGGCTCGGCGAGGAGTGCATCCACGCGGAGCTCGGCGAGGTGCTGGCCGGCAGGAAGCCGGGGCGCACCGACGCGGGGCAGGTCACCATCTTCGGCGCGGTGGGGCTGCCCTTCCAGGACCTGGTGGCGGCCTGGCACGTCTACCAGGGCGCGCGCACGGACGACTCGGTGCAGCGCGTGGACTTCCAGGGCTGA